A window of Cryptomeria japonica chromosome 3, Sugi_1.0, whole genome shotgun sequence contains these coding sequences:
- the LOC131874254 gene encoding uncharacterized protein LOC131874254 — MYILTSTDYFTKWVEAIPTKKANSEVVCDFLKDCILVHFGVPQKIVADNASYFSSEEFTMFYYEHKITLSHSSDYFLQGNGLAESSNKNLVAIMKKLVDDNARNWHTKLYEALWADRITPKRAIGMDVDEKTERWIVEIASYKPKDVCKEINAEDFEVTKVDLGNMSRDSDNRVFNVTTKKIFTRSEKDRQEKKEPK; from the coding sequence ATGTATATTCTGACATCaacagattattttactaagtgggtggaggctatcCCCACTAAGAAGGCGAACTCAGAGGTAGTatgtgattttctcaaagattgcattttAGTTCATTTTGGGGTTCCTCAGAAGATTGTcgcagataatgcatcatatttctcttctgaggaattTACCATGTTCTATTATGAACATaaaattactctttcacactcttCTGATTACTTCCTACAAGGTAATGGGTTGGCAGAATCGAGCAACAAGAACCTGGTAGcaatcatgaagaagttagttgatgataatgccCGGAATTGGCATACAAAGttatatgaagccttatgggcagatagaattacCCCTAAAAGAGCAATTGGAATGGATGTTGATGAGAAGACCGAGAGATGGATTGTTGAAATTGCTTCCTATAAACCCAAGGATGTATGTAAAGAAATAAATGCAGAAGATTTTGAGGTTACCAAAGTAGATCTCGGAAACATGAGCAGGGACTCTGATAACCGCGTTTTCAATGTGACGACTAAGAAAATATTCACCAGGTCAGAGAAAGACAGACAAGAGAAAAAGGAACCAAAATGA